One Salvia miltiorrhiza cultivar Shanhuang (shh) chromosome 6, IMPLAD_Smil_shh, whole genome shotgun sequence genomic window, CTTACAGATGGACTCGGATGCAGACATCCGCTATTGGAAAAAATCCCTACGTGGTAATGTCACGTCGGCCCTAGCTTACGCTGATTCTTCTCACAGGTATCCTATGGTGGGCTGGGGTACATGGATTTGGGATAACAACATTCATGTCCGACGATCTTTAACTTGCTGGCGGATTTTTCATGATCACTTACCCACCATTGATAATTTGATCAAGCAGGGTTTGATCACTCCAAATTGTTGCCCTCTTTGTCGGCATCATGGCAAGTCTATAAACCATATTTTTTGGAACTGCTCTTGTGTGAGGCCTATTTGGGAAACTTTGCTCAGCTGGTTTGGCAAAGATTATATGATTCATAGTGCGGATGTCCATGACTTTCTTGTTCAGGTCTGGAATATTTCCTTCAGCTCGCTGATTGCTTTATGGTGGAAATTCAGTATTATTACGGTCTTGTGGCGTATATGGCAAGGGTGGAACTCTGCTGTTTTTTACTATATTCCTTTTGATGCTAGAGCTGTCTGTCAATTCTTGAAAGTCTTGGTCAAAGATTTGGCTAATCGAGAGATtaagcagattttggagaagagtgttgcttagtgatgggggatCGCACTTCAACAATAAGTGGCTAGCAAGTTTGTTGGCAAAGTATATATGGAGTGAAGCACAAGGTGACAACTCCATATCATCCCCAAGATAATGGGCAGGCAAAGTTGGCTAATCGAGAGATtaagcagattttggagaagagtgttgccaacaagaaggattgAGCGAAACAtttggatgatgctctttgggcatATCGCACTGCTTACAAGACTCCTATTGGTATATCTTCATATCAACTTGTTTTTGGCAAatcatgtcatttacctgttgaaaTTGAGCATAAGGCATATTGGGCAACAAGGAGAATCAATATGGAGTTCAAGGAGACGGGTTTAACTCGGCGTGATTTATTGACTGAGTTGGATAAGTGGCAGAATGAGGCCTATGAGAGTTCTCGTATTTACAAGAAGAGGGCCAAtaaattccatgatttgagcattCACACCAAGGAGTTCAAGCCAGGACAAAAGGTTCTCTTGTATAATTCTAAGCTGCATTTATTTTATGGCATGTTGCAATACAAGTGGACGGGACCTTATGTGGTGTGTAAGAGTAATTGGAATGAGACTTATGAGTTATTCAATGCTGATGGTAATACTTTTACTGTCAATGGCCATCGTCTCAAGCCTTacttcaagtcggattttgatCGTGGTCTTGAAGTTGTCAAATTCAATGATCCGTCATGTataaggtatcgtcgagctaTAGACGTTAAAtttagcacttgttgggaggtaaccccaATGTCTATTGCATTATgagtttgttttattttagtgTTTCTTGTGTTTTTAACGTTTTTGCTagtgttttaaaaaaatggcgAAAGTGAAATCGGCGACCTGGCCCAGTAGGTCGCCGAAATCGGCGTTTTGGAAGCAAGGAATCGGCGGGCGCCGTATAGGTCGCCGAAATCTCTGTCGTGAATTTTGCCTTGGGACGAAAAATTCGGAGACCACCGAATTTGTACTGAAAATAGTCGATTTTCGGTGACCcactcggcgaccgccgagtagGTCGTCGTTTCCTCCCAGGCTAGTTTTAATAGagatttttccttctttttcacaCACTTCGCCCAGAACACACACTAAGCACACATAGTAGGTGAAAATTTCGATTTTCTCTTTCAAATTGCTCCCAACCACTTTGAATCTTCCCAATTCATTCCACACACTTCATACCCATTACATTAACTTCCATTCCATCCGATTACTTCATATTTTCATCCACAAATTCGGGAGATTCAAAAACTTGGGGTTTTTGAAGAATTttctacaattttttatttttgcctaAATCTTTGAGGTATGTGGTTTCTAACTCTCAATCTAGTTATATTCCTACACTATTGCTACGTTTTTGTGAGTCTTTGGTGGATTTTTGATGAAGTGGAGTAGCTAGGGTTTATGCTAGAACTATGAATTGAGCTTACTTGTTGGAATAAATCACATTACTTCGCTTAGTGTTGGTGTTTGTGATTATTGCTATGATTATTCTTGTGGTGATGAACTTGTGTGAATCTACAATACATGCTAGATTAGGAGTGTTAGTCTCAATTGGTGCCTATCTTTgttatatatgtttcttgtgCTTAGTTGAAGATACTTAGATGAATTATTGTTGGCATTGATGGTATCCTTGAGACTATATTTCATATGAGGATTAAGCATGATATTGGGGGATTATTTGTGTTGTGTGAGTTGAGAATGATGTTGGAGGTCGTTGGGTGATGAATGTTTGTTTTGGTTGAAAACTTATGGTGTAATGAATGGATACTAACTAGAGATTAATCACAGGTACTAAGAGACGTCGAGCTAATGCCCCATCAAGCTCCCGGCAAGTAGCCGAGTATACACAAGTGGACCCCAAGTTTCATGGGGTGTCACAAATATCAGAGGATGAGCGCCCAAGATTCAATACGCTAGCGGGGAGATGGATGGAGGCAACACGGTATGTCGACCACGACCTTCTCTGGGAGATGGGCATTTATGATTACGTGCGGCTGTTGTTCTACCACTTAGGATGGGTTTCTATCTTCAATGGTGGATGGCCCACCTATGAAAGAGTGGTCCTCGAGATCTTAAGCACGATTGACAAATCGGTGTTTAATCAAACTACTCCCACAAGGCTGTCTTTTCAGCTCAACAATATTTGGGAGGCTGACGTCCCAGTGGTGGAAATCACGCTGCCCAGTCACACTTTGTATTCTATTGGAGCAGAATTCAATGCCACGACATTTTGGAAGGAGATAGTATTTCCTGACACTGGCCCATTCATGTCGGGGACATCGAGTGCAGCCGACATTCGGAATCCGATCTTGAGGATGACGCACTGCATTATTGCCCATACCGTCCTTGCTCGGAAAGACAACAACCATGTGACACAACAAGAACTATTTATTATTTGGGGGATGCTGACGCGCACACTTTTGGACTTAACCCAAATCCTTCTCAAGCAGCTGTTCAGAGCGTCGAGGGCCCAATCAAGGGTTATCGCAATTGGAGGGATGCTTACATCCCTCGCACGCCGTAGATGCCCCGTGATTTCTACGTGCCAATCTttttacccattcgtgttattgttttgtttttctcgttgttcgaggacgaacaacatcttaagtttgggggagttgataaacactcattttgcatagcTTTTATGGCTTATATTCTGTAAATTATGTCAAAGTTGTGCCCATTGTGTTATCGTTTAGAGTTTATTTCTTATCATTTCGTGATTTCACGTTTGGGTATAGTTTTGGCTAATTTGATACAGGACTGAGTGTTTTCGGAGCATTAGGAACCAATTGAGTATGTCTACAAGAAGAGATGGAAGAGAAACGAGCCTGGATATCGAGAAAGGACAAATAAAATGTGCTACGTGCGAGAAAAGAAGAAAACGGCGACCTAAGGAGTAGGTCACCGAAATTGGGCATTTTTGAGAAGGGATTCGGCGACCCACTTGGTGACCGCCGAGTAGGCCGCCGATATCCCTTGATGGTTTTAACACTTGAAGTCGAAAAATCGGCGGTCACCGATTTCGTTGGTTTTGAACGTGTAACTCGACCGCCGATCAAGGCACCGATTGCACCGCATTTTTCAGCCTTCTAtgttttatcagtattttctgATTTGTGTACTGGGTTTTTCCTAAGACTATATATAGACCTTTtatttgacctatctagggttcccaactttagttttCAGTTATTTAGCttttagttttcattgctttccagtttttagagctCAGATTGAATTTCTGTAAGGATTAAAGATTCATGATTGTTACATTGGATTTACTACGAGTTTTtgtatataattcagtttttatgatttctttcttattaattatgtttatgctttcttttactATGTCTCGTTATCTGATTATAGGgcttgtaaatagttaattagattcttgtaattaatttgttaatatctatttccttccagtttatgattcatactTTCTcgtgcttgaattcttgtgaattacttgatcaataatttacatgtatAGCTATTCGGTTGGAGACCTAGCGAaaataactgtttagcggattcaggaatgtatgatatgattttaaccttgagacctgacggagataggtgaatcatagtgagctattcttaggagctattgggagttagtagattatcttgagacctgacggagatagataatttattaatctacgatctTTGCTACTCTGACGAGAGTATTTGATTAAATGTGTGATCtttcatcataactggattaaactggtaaataggattaatagattgattgtGTGAATTTGGTTAGTGAATTTACTTCCCAATGATCAAtcgttttattatttgatttttctacatGAATTTTATTTACTGTGTTctaaatttagtttttttttaatagtccttgtggatacgatactttgCTTGCTGTTttcgtgctacaattacactgtttagttgcagttttgtcGCTAGTTAAAATAGTGATCAGCTTCCTCTCGTGGTTGGACGAGATTATGGCTAGAATCCGACTCCACCTACGTTGTTCACTTACTCTCTTCTAGATCGTCGGATATCCCCTGGCATTTTTATTCCGTACTGGCGCCATAACTTGCTCCGTATTCAGAATTTTGAGGCTTTTCTACGTTACACACATTTACCGAGAGGGTAACTCGGCAGCGGACGTCATGGCCAATCTGGCTCGCCAGGAAGGTTGGTATCCCTACGCGATTAATAAACTCTCGCATGCCGTTTCTTTTGACGTTTACACACAGCTACTCGCGCCGGATTTAGGAGTTTGGTGTGTGTAGGGTTTTCTATTTCTTGGAAGAGGCTTTTTTACGTACACTTGGCAGAGGTGCACTTGGGTTTGACTGTTTGAGGTTGGGTGAGTGGGACCCCTTTGGTAGCTCCATGGCAGCTCACGTTGTCGACGTCGAGGTTCTTTGAGGATCTTATGCTGCGTTTGGGTCTTGAGTTTTTCCGTTGGTCGTCTTGAGGTTTGGGGCGTGGTTGCGACTTCTTCGAGTATAGCCTCGCTGCTGTCTTGTTGGCAGCTTCGCCTCTCTTTTGTttggttgtttttgtttgttttgtttgtggGAGGTTGGAGCCGGGACCGTTTaaggacgatggttaggccggagttctggaAATGGTCCTTCCCGCTTTTTCTTCTATGTCTTGTTTCTTTGTCGTCGTAGACAAGCACTCTTTTTCCTATTTACGATTTTCCCGTTTGGGTTTTCTGTAAataggttttaatgaggctctgTCCCTagtctgtttttttttttgtgtgctttcaagggtttcttaggtctttttcttttcttttatatatacaaCCGCATTTTAATAAGTGAACTAGTACGtacgcccgtgcgatgcacggaaaacatcaaaattaaatgatatatttaaataaataaatataaatactaaacaaaatcaaaatataagcaAATACAAAATTTAcctttagaaataaaataatccaaatcTAATACTCAATGAAACCCTGAATTTGAAAATGCAAAATTTCAACTTTGcataaagtaaaataataattatagttaataaataattaaaaattatttgatagtgaaaattagcattacacattatttttatagagtattacacgtcataataaataagtaagtatacatatatttttcatacagaaatataaataaaaattcatatttgaaattatattttaatatatataactaattatacACCAAcaaaagtattaaaattaatacaaaaaaaatatttttgaaagagaataataaaatgaaccaatatatTTTCATTCACATCTATTACATTCcaaactattataattaaagaaagatgtaaaacacaaaacacggcatgtactttttttttcctttaaaaatataacaaaatagaaaaggaaataaatttaatatagtagaaAAAAAAGTAAACATATTATtaaggagagaaaaaaaaaaccgaattGAAGTCAgctgaataagaaaaataaaagggGAATATGAATAAGCGCGGGGGAAATTTGCTGAATTGCTCTTGCATCTAGAGGCTGCTTGAGGCCGCGGGCCAGCCCAGGTTCCCGTGACGTTGGTTCGAGGAGGGCAGCTAGGCGGAGGATGAGTCTCCATCAAGTTTGATGAGTAAATGGCAAATGGCGGCTGAATCTCCGTCAGAGGCCGGTTGATCAATGCAGTGGTGGAATTggcaaaagatgagagagggTGAGGAAAAGGGTTTCGAAGTTTGgggattttttcatttttgtaatTAGATTGTTGCAGAATATGTTGGAGAGAGGAG contains:
- the LOC130990825 gene encoding uncharacterized protein LOC130990825; this encodes MEFKETGLTRRDLLTELDKWQNEAYESSRIYKKRANKFHDLSIHTKEFKPGQKVLLYNSKLHLFYGMLQYKWTGPYVVCKSNWNETYELFNADGNTFTVNGHRLKPYFKSDFDRGLEVVKFNDPSCIRYRRAIDVKFSTCWEVTPMSIAL